The following proteins are co-located in the Telopea speciosissima isolate NSW1024214 ecotype Mountain lineage chromosome 9, Tspe_v1, whole genome shotgun sequence genome:
- the LOC122640631 gene encoding cyclin-A1-4-like → MSSQNRRSSLSTPSSSAAKRPASLENATKVSAVQPLQAKKRPALSNLTNQNNLSRNTVRPSGAAATQAPSATKTAKIKKVSSDVRTTVFARSSVPESSFVKSSTVVSCKHVSVQRSDGPISSYVMPLAPCSMDISPSQSDGGSVSLDEMMSTCDSLKSSDIEYIDNADASAVAFIERRTCNNLYISDHIEPATGDICRRDIHMEMDLSDKIVEFADNYKDPQLCATIACDIYKHLRASETKKRPSTNFMEEVQRDINASMRAIMIDWLVEVAEEYRLVPDTLYLTVNYIDRYLSGNVMNRQRLQLLGVACMMIAAKYEEICAPQVEEFCYITDNTYFKEEVLQMEAAVLNYLKFEMTAPTVKCFLRRFVRAVQGSNEVSLLQLECLTNYLAELSLLEYGMLRYAPSLIAASAIFLANFILHPSKRPWNATVGHYTLYKPSELRDCVKALHHLACNSHNTGLPAIKEKYSQHKYKFVAKKCCPPSVPPEYFQDSTN, encoded by the exons ATGTCCTCGCAAAACCGCCGTTCTTCGCTTTCCACGCCCTCTTCGTCCGCAGCCAAGAGGCCTGCGTCCTTAGAAAATGCCACCAAGGTTTCTGCTGTTCAGCCTCTGCAGGCCAAGAAACGACCGGCTCTCTCTAACTTGACCAACCAGAACAATTTGTCTCGGAACACTGTTCGTCCCTCTGGAGCAGCGGCGACTCAG GCGCCATCTGCAACTAAAACtgccaaaataaagaaggtatCTTCTGATGTTCGAACTACAGTTTTTGCTCGAAGTTCTGTGCCCGAATCCTCCTTTGTGAAGTCAAGTACAGTTGTTTCCTGCAAGCATGTTTCTGTACAAAGAAGTGATGGACCTATATCCAGTTATGTGATGCCTCTAGCCCCTTGCAGCATGGACATTTCTCCAAGTCAATCGGATGGAGGTTCAGTCTCTTTGGATGAAATGATGTCTACATGTGACTCTTTGAAGAGTTCGGACATTGAATACATCGACAATGCTGATGCTTCAGCTGTTGCTTTTATAGAGAGAAGAACATGTAACAATCTATATATTTCGGATCACATTGAACCAGCAACAG GGGATATCTGCAGGCGAGATATACATATGGAAATGGATTTGTCTGACAAAATAGTTGAGTTTGCTGACAACTACAAGGATCCACAACTATGTGCTACCATTGCCTGTGACATTTACAAACACTTGCGTGCATCTGAG ACCAAGAAGAGGCCTTCCACAAACTTTATGGAAGAAGTTCAGAGGGATATCAACGCCAGCATGCGTGCAATAATGATTGATTGGCTTGTGGAG GTTGCTGAAGAATACAGGCTCGTACCTGATACACTATATTTGACTGTTAACTACATTGATCGCTATCTTTCTGGTAATGTCATGAATAGGCAAAGGTTACAGTTGCTTGGTGTTGCCTGCATGATGATAGCTGC TAAATACGAGGAGATTTGTGCACCTCAGGTAGAAGAGTTCTGTTACATAACAGACAACACATACTTCAAGGAAGAG GTCTTGCAAATGGAGGCTGCTGTTTTGAATTACTTGAAGTTCGAAATGACAGCACCAACAGTTAAATGTTTTTTAAG GCGATTTGTACGTGCTGTTCAAGGAAGCAACGAG GTTTCATTGTTGCAGTTGGAATGCCTGACCAACTACCTTGCAGAGTTGTCCCTCCTCGAGTATGGCATGCTTCGTTATGCTCCATCGCTGATAGCTGCTTCTGCAATTTTCTTGGCAAACTTTATACTCCACCCGTCAAAGAGACCATGG AATGCTACCGTTGGGCATTATACATTGTATAAGCCTTCTGAACTGCGGGACTGTGTTAAGGCTCTTCACCATCTTGCTTGTAATAGTCATAATACTGGTTTACCGGCAATCAAGGAGAAGTATAGTCAGCATAAG TACAAGTTTGTGGCCAAGAAGTGCTGCCCACCCTCAGTGCCTCCAGAGTATTTCCAAGACTCGACCAACTAA